The DNA segment GTTCTGCCACAACGGCTGCCCGCTCGGGAACCTCATCCCCGAGTGGAACGACTACGCCTACCGCGAGGACTGGACCGAGGCCAGCGAGCGGCTGCACGCGACCAACAACTTCCCGGAGTTCACCGGCCGCCTGTGCCCCGCGCCCTGTGAGGCCGCCTGTGTGCTGGGCATCAACCAGCCGCCGGTGACCATCAAGAACGTCGAGGTCTCCATCATCGACAAGGCGTGGGACAACGGCGACGTGACCCCGCAGCCGCCCGAGCGCCTTTCCGGCAAGACCGTCGCCGTCATCGGCTCCGGTCCGGCCGGCCTGGCCGCCGCCCAGCAGCTGACCCGGGCCGGTCACACCGTCGCCGTCTACGAGCGCGCGGACCGGATCGGCGGCCTCCTCCGCTACGGCATCCCCGAGTTCAAGATGGAGAAGCGGCACATCAACCGCCGCATCGAGCAGATGCGCGCGGAGGGCACCAAGTTCCGTACCGAGGTGGAGATCGGCCGCGACCTCGACGCGAAGAAGCTGCGCAAGCGCTACGACGCCGTCGTCATCGCCGCCGGTGCCACCACCTCCCGCGACCTGCCGGTGCCCGGCCGGGAACTGAACGGCATCCACTTCGCGATGGAGTACCTGCCGCTGGCCAACAAGGTGCAGGAGGGTGACCTGACGGTCGCCCCGATCAGCGCCGAGGGCAAGCACGTCGTCGTCATCGGCGGCGGCGACACCGGCGCGGACTGCGTCGGCACCGCCCACCGCCAGG comes from the Streptomyces angustmyceticus genome and includes:
- a CDS encoding glutamate synthase subunit beta, whose amino-acid sequence is MADPKGFLNHEREIAKTRPVEERVKDWNEVYQPGSLLPIISKQASRCMDCGIPFCHNGCPLGNLIPEWNDYAYREDWTEASERLHATNNFPEFTGRLCPAPCEAACVLGINQPPVTIKNVEVSIIDKAWDNGDVTPQPPERLSGKTVAVIGSGPAGLAAAQQLTRAGHTVAVYERADRIGGLLRYGIPEFKMEKRHINRRIEQMRAEGTKFRTEVEIGRDLDAKKLRKRYDAVVIAAGATTSRDLPVPGRELNGIHFAMEYLPLANKVQEGDLTVAPISAEGKHVVVIGGGDTGADCVGTAHRQGAASVTQLEIMGKPGDERNANQPWPTFPMLYKVTSAHEEGGERIYSVSTTHFEGDEDGNVQWLHLTEVEFKDGRPEPKPGTERKIPAQLVTLAMGFTGTDRENGLVEQFGLELDERGNIARDKEFATNVPGVYVAGDAGRGQSLIVWAIAEGRSAAKGVDRFLTGASALPAPIKPTDRALTV